In the genome of Raphanus sativus cultivar WK10039 chromosome 4, ASM80110v3, whole genome shotgun sequence, one region contains:
- the LOC130511714 gene encoding cysteine-rich receptor-like protein kinase 11 isoform X2 — protein MCRISLFPLLLSVLVTFSFISVSGQICLNTTGTFRPNTTYDSNRRLILSSLASNVTSRDGFFYNSSIGQEPDRVYAMGLCIPGAQSKHCSECITKAVTDMIQNCPNQTEAFSWPGTETLCMVRYANSSFFGSMNLEPNSLRYNTGNITINMSEFERIWDAFMIKLIDTASAGRSGASSSSSGKYYAADITSLTTFQRVYALMECTPDLSPENCEACLRANVRRYQECCRGNQGGVARRPSCFFRWDLYPFLGAFDNISTKAAPQQPLTGDGDDGDSLSVGAIVGIVAAIIVIVLVLLALAFVFYRRRKSHEEVDFQSVDDISTTHSLQFDFKTIEAATDKFSSSNRLGQGRFGEVYKGILPNGTEVAVKRLSKTSGQCALLEFKNEVLVVTKLQHRHIVRLLGCCLEPEEKIIVYEFVPNNSLDYLLFDPSKQGQLDWTMRYKIITGIARGILYLQQDSRLIIIHRDLKTSNILLDADINPKITGFGMARITMADQTLENTSRIVGTYGYMSPEYALHGQFSTKSDVYSFGVLVLEIIIGKKNSSFHETDSNGSNLVTYAWKLWRNGSPLELVDPFVRESCDSSEVVRCIHIALLCVQENPMDRPTLSTIILMLTSNTITLPVPQQPGFFVQITRDQNSSAVDLESGQSTGPLVS, from the exons ATGTGTCGGATCAGTCTCTTTCCACTTCTCTTATCCGTCCTTGTGACTTTTAGTTTCATCTCAGTGTCCGGACAGATTTGCCTGAACACAACGGGAACTTTCAGACCAAACACTACGTATGACTCAAACCGTCGACTCATTCTCTCGTCTCTTGCCTCTAACGTCACGTCTCGAGACGGTTTCTTCTACAACTCCTCGATCGGGCAAGAACCAGACCGAGTCTACGCGATGGGCTTGTGCATCCCTGGAGCTCAATCAAAACACTGCTCAGAGTGCATAACTAAAGCAGTGACAGATATGATACAGAACTGTCCTAACCAAACTGAGGCTTTCTCATGGCCAGGCACCGAAACTCTCTGCATGGTTCGGTATGCGAACAGTTCCTTCTTCGGATCAATGAACCTAGAGCCGAACTCATTAAGATACAACACTGGGAACATCACCATTAACATGTCGGAGTTCGAAAGAATTTGGGATGCGTTTATGATTAAGCTGATAGATACGGCTTCAGCGGGACGCAGTGGAGCTTCATCGTCTTCTAGTGGTAAGTACTATGCAGCGGATATCACATCGTTGACTACGTTTCAGCGAGTTTACGCGTTGATGGAGTGTACACCGGATTTGTCTCCGGAGAATTGTGAAGCTTGTCTCCGAGCAAATGTTAGGAGGTATCAAGAGTGTTGCCGTGGGAATCAAGGCGGCGTTGCTAGGCGGCCGAGCTGTTTTTTCCGGTGGGATCTTTATCCGTTCTTAGGGGCTTTTGATAATATATCCACCAAAGCAGCTCCGCAGCAACCTTTGACCGGCGACGGAGACG ATGGCGATTCCCTTTCAGTGGGAGCTATCGTTGGAATTGTGGCTGCGATCATTGTCATCGTCTTGGTGCTGCTCGCTCTTGCGTTTGTCTTTTACCGGAGGAGAAAATCGCACGAAGAAGTTGATTTTCAAT CTGTTGATGATATCTCAACTACACATTCATTACAATTCGATTTTAAGACTATTGAAGCTGCAACAGATAAGTTTTCGAGCAGTAACAGGCTAGGTCAAGGTAGATTCGGTGAAGTGTACAAG GGTATACTTCCAAACGGAACTGAAGTTGCTGTGAAGAGACTGTCCAAAACATCAGGACAATGTGCACTACTAGAGTTCAAGAACGAGGTTCTTGTTGTTACAAAGCTTCAGCATAGACATATTGTTAGGCTTCTTGGGTGTTGTTTGGAGCCGGAAGAAAAGATTATAGTCTACGAGTTTGTTCCTAACAATAGCCTTGATTATCTACTTTTTG ACCCTTCAAAGCAAGGTCAGTTGGATTGGACAATGAGATACAAGATCATTACAGGGATTGCTCGAGgaattttatatcttcaacaagATTCACGGCTTATAATCATACACCGTGACCTTAAAACCAGTAACATTCTTTTAGATGCAGATATAAACCCGAAAATTACGGGTTTTGGCATGGCCAGGATTACCATGGCTGACCAAACCCTTGAAAATACAAGCAGAATAGTTGGAACATA CGGTTATATGTCTCCTGAGTATGCATTGCATGGCCAGTTCTCCACAAAATCTGATGTATATAGCTTTGGGGTCTTAGTTTTGGAGATTATTATTGGCAAGAAGAATAGCAGCTTCCACGAAACAGATAGTAATGGTAGCAACTTGGTCACTTAT GCATGGAAGCTTTGGAGAAATGGCTCACCGTTAGAACTTGTGGATCCATTTGTTAGAGAGAGTTGTGACAGCAGTGAAGTTGTCAGATGCATCCATATTGCATTGTTATGTGTTCAAGAGAACCCTATGGATCGTCCAACTTTGTCGACAATCATCTTGATGCTCACTAGTAACACAATCACCTTACCTGTGCCTCAACAACCTGGATTTTTTGTCCAAATCACACGTGATCAAAACTCATCAGCTGTAGATTTGGAGTCAGGTCAATCTACTGGTCCATTAGTGAGTTAA
- the LOC130511718 gene encoding cysteine-rich receptor-like protein kinase 17, producing MDGLVNNLVTYVWRLWENKSLPDLVDPGIKEDSNIDEVVRYIHIGLLCVQGNPADRPKMSTIQQMLTTSSISLPVPLPPGFFFGNRPGTTMSGLDPSQSSSKSYTCSVDEATITDVNPR from the exons ATGGATGGTTTAGTTAACAACTTAGTCACATAT GTTTGGAGACTTTGGGAGAACAAATCATTGCCTGATCTCGTTGATCCTGGTATCAAAGAAGACAGTAACATCGATGAAGTTGTTAGATACATTCATATTGGACTGTTATGCGTTCAAGGAAATCCTGCAGATCGTCCCAAAATGTCAACGATTCAACAAATGCTCACAACCAGCTCTATTAGTCTGCCTGTACCTCTGCCAcctggatttttttttgggaacaGGCCAGGAACGACCATGTCAGGCCTGGACCCCAGTCAATCGAGCAGCAAGTCTTATACTTGTTCTGTGGATGAAGCAACAATCACTGATGTTAATCCTCGTTGA
- the LOC108849067 gene encoding ACT domain-containing protein ACR7, which produces MELSDCSNEYEKLVVRMNMPRVVIDNGVCPNSTVVKIDSARSPGILLESVQLLTDMNLWIRKAYISSDGKWNMDVFHVSDLNGNKLTDENLIRYIEKSIETSHYCKSEGYTGLTALELTGTDRVGLLSEVFAVLADLQCDIVEAKAWTHNGRIASMIYVRDGNSGTAIDEDSDRVQRIEGQLRNLLKADDGYQNDTRTCVTYGGNTHMERRLHQRMFMDRDYEKKFDSETSPVVSVQNLVKRGYSVVNLQCKDRMKLLFDVVCTLTDMAYIVFHAAIRTVGETAFLEFYVRHSDGNPVNSEPERQRLIQCLQAAVERRTVKGVRLELCTTDRPGLLAEVTRVLRENGLNIARAKISTKEGIARNVFYVTDANGNLIDPEIIKSIREKIGIDDLSVKEPFPLSCREAVVKEQQKEEQQDHQARIGGGAVLVSLGSLVMRNLYQLGLIKSYF; this is translated from the exons ATGGAGTTATCTGATTGCTCTAATGAATATGAGAAGCTCGTTGTACGGATGAACATGCCCAG GGTCGTGATTGACAATGGAGTTTGCCCCAATTCAACTGTCGTCAAG atcgATAGCGCAAGAAGCCCAGGAATATTGCTTGAATCTGTACAGCTTCTAACCGATATGAATCTCTGGATTAGGAAAGCTTATATTTCCTCTGACGGGAAATGGAATATGGATG TTTTCCATGTCAGCGACCTTAATGGAAACAAATTAACTGACGAGAACCTAATCCGTTACATTGAAAAG tCGATCGAGACGTCTCATTACTGTAAAAGCGAAGGGTACACCGGTTTAACGGCTCTAGAATTAACCGGAACAGATAGAGTTGGTTTACTCTCCGAGGTTTTCGCTGTTCTAGCCGATCTTCAATGTGATATTGTCGAGGCTAAGGCATGGACGCATAACGGGAGGATTGCCTCCATGATCTACGTTAGAGACGGTAACTCCGGGACTGCGATCGACGAAGATTCCGACCGTGTCCAACGGATAGAAGGGCAGTTACGTAATTTGTTAAAAGCAGACGATGGTTACCAAAACGACACGAGGACATGCGTTACGTATGGTGGCAACACTCATATGGAGAGAAGGTTGCATCAGAGGATGTTCATGGACCGTGACTACGAGAAGAAGTTTGATTCCGAGACGTCTCCGGTTGTTTCCGTACAGAACCTTGTGAAACGTGGTTACTCTGTTGTGAACTTGCAGTGCAAGGATCGGATGAAGCTTTTGTTCGACGTGGTTTGCACGTTAACGGACATGGCTTACATTGTGTTCCACGCCGCGATTCGAACGGTTGGAGAAACGGCGTTTTTGGAATTTTATGTAAGACATAGTGATGGAAACCCGGTTAATTCAGAACCGGAGAGACAACGTTTGATCCAATGTTTACAAGCTGCCGTTGAAAGAAGAACGGTTAAG GGTGTTAGATTGGAGCTATGCACTACAGATAGACCTGGATTGTTGGCAGAAGTAACACGAGTATTGAGGGAGAACGGATTAAACATTGCTAGAGCCAAGATATCGACTAAAGAAGGTATAGCGAGGAATGTGTTCTATGTGACAGATGCAAATGGTAACCTTATAGATCCAGAGATAATCAAATCAATTAGAGAGAAAATTGGAATCGATGACTTAAGTGTTAAAGAACCGTTCCCGCTTAGTTGCCGAGAAGCAGTTGTGAAGGAACAACAGAAAGAGGAGCAGCAAGATCACCAAGCACGCATTGGAGGAGGGGCAGTGTTAGTATCACTTGGGAGTCTAGTTATGAGAAATCTATACCAATTGGGTTTgatcaaatcatatttttag
- the LOC108849663 gene encoding magnesium dechelatase SGR1, chloroplastic-like: protein MCSLSANMLLPTKLKPAYSDKQSYCTTNSLLVSNTRPKRKKNQSTVPMARLFGPAIFESSKLKVLFLGVDDKKHPPTLPRTYTLTHSDITAKLTLAISHSINNSQLQGWANRIYRDEVVAEWKKVKGNMSLHVHCHISGAHFLLDLFPKFRYYIFSKELPVVLNAIVHGDGNLLNSYPELQEALVWVYFHSNVDEFNRVECWGPLWEATSHDGHRTQTLPETLCKEECGCCFPTVSSIPWSHSLTNEGVTDYPGTQAEGMSTPSPEKI from the exons ATGTGTAGTTTGTCAGCGAACATGTTGTTACCAACAAAGCTGAAACCTGCTTATTCAGACAAACAGAGTTATTGTACCACCAACTCACTCCTTGTCTCCAACACAAGAcccaagaggaagaagaaccaATCCACTGTTCCt ATGGCAAGATTGTTTGGACCAGCTATCTTCGAATCATCCAAGCTGAAAGTATTGTTTCTAGGGGTTGATGACAAGAAGCATCCACCAACGCTCCCAAGAACTTACACTCTGACTCACAGTGACATTACAGCTAAACTAACTCTAGCTATTTCTCACTCCATTAACAATTCTCAG TTGCAAGGATGGGCAAATAGGATATACAGAGATGAAGTGGTAGCAGAATGGAAAAAAGTGAAAGGGAACATGTCTCTTCACGTCCACTGTCACATTAGCGGTGCCCATTTCCTCTTAGATCTCTTCCCAAAGTTTAGATACTACATCTTTTCCAAAGAACTACCCGTT GTGTTGAATGCTATTGTTCACGGAGATGGCAACCTGTTGAACAGCTATCCCGAGTTACAAGAAGCTCTTGTTTGGGTTTATTTCCATTCTAATGTCGATGAGTTCAACAGAGTCGAATGTTGGGGTCCGCTTTGGGAAGCTACTTCGCACGATGGTCACAGGACTCAGACTCTCCCTGAGACTCTGTGCAAGGAGGAGTGCGGTTGTTGTTTCCCAACTGTTAGCTCCATTCCTTGGTCTCATAGTCTTACTAACGAAGGTGTTACTGACTACCCTGGGACTCAGGCCGAGGGAATGTCTACTCCAAGTCCGGAGAAAATCTAG
- the LOC108840802 gene encoding protein DETOXIFICATION 56-like, whose translation MSETSKLETFHLEASDGLKVSEGCCSKTLMQSISHELKVQMRIGLPLVAMNFLWLGKITSTSVFLARQGKHNLAGGSLGFSFANATGFAVLYGISAAMEPICGQAFGAKNFKLLHKTLMMAVLLLLLISIPISLLWLNVDKILIGLGQKEDISFIAKRYLLYLLPDLPVLSLLCPLKAYLSSQGVTLPIMYTTAAATSLHIPINIFLSRAKGVQGVAMAVWITDLIVVVLLTGYVVVAEGLKDNKWRQDGLLDQRGQEWLNLIKLSGPCCLTVCLEWWCYEILVILAGRLQNPEESVSTLVIILNFDYLLYAVMLSLGTCVATRVSNELGGNNPKGACRAAYTTLGVGVVSGCVGALVMIACRGVWGSLYARNDLMIINGVKKLMLIMAVVEVINFPLLVCGEIVRGTAKPLLGMYANLGGFYLLALPLGVSLAFKGKLGLVGFLVGFLVGASVCFSTLLIFIARIDWEKEAGKAQILACNTEGEQSQNKI comes from the coding sequence ATGTCAGAGACATCGAAATTAGAGACTTTTCATCTAGAAGCCTCTGATGGATTGAAAGTCTCTGAAGGGTGTTGTTCAAAGACCTTGATGCAGAGCATTTCTCATGAGCTCAAGGTACAAATGAGAATTGGTTTACCATTGGTGGCTATGAACTTCTTGTGGCTTGGTAAGATAACAAGTACATCTGTGTTTCTTGCCCGTCAAGGCAAACATAACCTAGCCGGTGGCTCATTAGGGTTTTCCTTTGCAAACGCTACTGGTTTTGCGGTTCTATACGGAATCTCCGCTGCAATGGAACCCATCTGTGGCCAGGCTTTCGGAGCCAAGAACTTTAAACTTCTCCACAAAACCCTCATGATGGCTGTGCTCTTGCTCCTCCTGATCTCGATCCCTATTTCTCTCTTGTGGCTCAACGTTGACAAGATCCTCATCGGTTTAGGTCAAAAAGAAGACATATCCTTCATAGCCAAGAGATACCTTCTCTACCTCCTTCCTGATCTACCTGTTCTCTCTTTGCTTTGTCCCCTCAAGGCTTATCTAAGCTCACAAGGCGTTACTCTCCCCATCATGTACACCACAGCTGCAGCCACTTCTCTTCACATCCCCATAAACATATTCCTCTCTAGGGCTAAGGGAGTCCAAGGAGTTGCAATGGCGGTTTGGATCACCGATCTTATCGTCGTGGTTCTTCTAACGGGATACGTGGTAGTCGCTGAGGGGTTGAAAGATAACAAATGGAGACAAGACGGGTTGTTAGACCAACGTGGTCAAGAATGGCTTAACCTGATCAAACTTAGTGGACCGTGCTGTCTCACCGTCTGCCTCGAGTGGTGGTGCTACGAGATCTTGGTCATATTAGCCGGGAGGTTACAAAACCCTGAGGAGTCTGTTTCCACCTTGGTCATAATTCTCAACTTCGACTACTTGCTTTACGCCGTGATGCTTTCCTTGGGGACGTGCGTGGCCACACGAGTGTCTAACGAGCTCGGCGGGAATAATCCAAAAGGAGCTTGTAGAGCAGCTTATACTACCCTCGGTGTGGGTGTTGTTTCGGGATGCGTGGGAGCTTTGGTGATGATAGCGTGTAGAGGTGTATGGGGTTCTTTGTACGCTCGCAATGACTTGATGATCATAAACGGTGTGAAGAAGCTGATGCTGATAATGGCGGTTGTTGAGGTTATAAACTTCCCTTTGTTGGTATGTGGAGAGATTGTTCGTGGAACGGCAAAGCCGTTGCTTGGGATGTATGCGAATCTCGGTGGGTTTTACCTGTTGGCTTTGCCGTTAGGGGTGAGTTTGGCGTTCAAAGGTAAACTAGGTCTTGTAGGGTTCTTGGTAGGGTTTTTGGTTGGAGCATCTGTTTGTTTCTCGACGTTGCTCATCTTTATTGCAAGGATTGATTGGGAGAAAGAGGCGGGTAAAGCACAGATTCTAGCTTGTAACACTGAGGGAGAACAGAGTCAAAACAAGATATGA
- the LOC130511714 gene encoding cysteine-rich receptor-like protein kinase 11 isoform X1, which translates to MCRISLFPLLLSVLVTFSFISVSGQICLNTTGTFRPNTTYDSNRRLILSSLASNVTSRDGFFYNSSIGQEPDRVYAMGLCIPGAQSKHCSECITKAVTDMIQNCPNQTEAFSWPGTETLCMVRYANSSFFGSMNLEPNSLRYNTGNITINMSEFERIWDAFMIKLIDTASAGRSGASSSSSGKYYAADITSLTTFQRVYALMECTPDLSPENCEACLRANVRRYQECCRGNQGGVARRPSCFFRWDLYPFLGAFDNISTKAAPQQPLTGDGDGTEKKDGDSLSVGAIVGIVAAIIVIVLVLLALAFVFYRRRKSHEEVDFQSVDDISTTHSLQFDFKTIEAATDKFSSSNRLGQGRFGEVYKGILPNGTEVAVKRLSKTSGQCALLEFKNEVLVVTKLQHRHIVRLLGCCLEPEEKIIVYEFVPNNSLDYLLFDPSKQGQLDWTMRYKIITGIARGILYLQQDSRLIIIHRDLKTSNILLDADINPKITGFGMARITMADQTLENTSRIVGTYGYMSPEYALHGQFSTKSDVYSFGVLVLEIIIGKKNSSFHETDSNGSNLVTYAWKLWRNGSPLELVDPFVRESCDSSEVVRCIHIALLCVQENPMDRPTLSTIILMLTSNTITLPVPQQPGFFVQITRDQNSSAVDLESGQSTGPLVS; encoded by the exons ATGTGTCGGATCAGTCTCTTTCCACTTCTCTTATCCGTCCTTGTGACTTTTAGTTTCATCTCAGTGTCCGGACAGATTTGCCTGAACACAACGGGAACTTTCAGACCAAACACTACGTATGACTCAAACCGTCGACTCATTCTCTCGTCTCTTGCCTCTAACGTCACGTCTCGAGACGGTTTCTTCTACAACTCCTCGATCGGGCAAGAACCAGACCGAGTCTACGCGATGGGCTTGTGCATCCCTGGAGCTCAATCAAAACACTGCTCAGAGTGCATAACTAAAGCAGTGACAGATATGATACAGAACTGTCCTAACCAAACTGAGGCTTTCTCATGGCCAGGCACCGAAACTCTCTGCATGGTTCGGTATGCGAACAGTTCCTTCTTCGGATCAATGAACCTAGAGCCGAACTCATTAAGATACAACACTGGGAACATCACCATTAACATGTCGGAGTTCGAAAGAATTTGGGATGCGTTTATGATTAAGCTGATAGATACGGCTTCAGCGGGACGCAGTGGAGCTTCATCGTCTTCTAGTGGTAAGTACTATGCAGCGGATATCACATCGTTGACTACGTTTCAGCGAGTTTACGCGTTGATGGAGTGTACACCGGATTTGTCTCCGGAGAATTGTGAAGCTTGTCTCCGAGCAAATGTTAGGAGGTATCAAGAGTGTTGCCGTGGGAATCAAGGCGGCGTTGCTAGGCGGCCGAGCTGTTTTTTCCGGTGGGATCTTTATCCGTTCTTAGGGGCTTTTGATAATATATCCACCAAAGCAGCTCCGCAGCAACCTTTGACCGGCGACGGAGACGGTACGGAAAAGAAAG ATGGCGATTCCCTTTCAGTGGGAGCTATCGTTGGAATTGTGGCTGCGATCATTGTCATCGTCTTGGTGCTGCTCGCTCTTGCGTTTGTCTTTTACCGGAGGAGAAAATCGCACGAAGAAGTTGATTTTCAAT CTGTTGATGATATCTCAACTACACATTCATTACAATTCGATTTTAAGACTATTGAAGCTGCAACAGATAAGTTTTCGAGCAGTAACAGGCTAGGTCAAGGTAGATTCGGTGAAGTGTACAAG GGTATACTTCCAAACGGAACTGAAGTTGCTGTGAAGAGACTGTCCAAAACATCAGGACAATGTGCACTACTAGAGTTCAAGAACGAGGTTCTTGTTGTTACAAAGCTTCAGCATAGACATATTGTTAGGCTTCTTGGGTGTTGTTTGGAGCCGGAAGAAAAGATTATAGTCTACGAGTTTGTTCCTAACAATAGCCTTGATTATCTACTTTTTG ACCCTTCAAAGCAAGGTCAGTTGGATTGGACAATGAGATACAAGATCATTACAGGGATTGCTCGAGgaattttatatcttcaacaagATTCACGGCTTATAATCATACACCGTGACCTTAAAACCAGTAACATTCTTTTAGATGCAGATATAAACCCGAAAATTACGGGTTTTGGCATGGCCAGGATTACCATGGCTGACCAAACCCTTGAAAATACAAGCAGAATAGTTGGAACATA CGGTTATATGTCTCCTGAGTATGCATTGCATGGCCAGTTCTCCACAAAATCTGATGTATATAGCTTTGGGGTCTTAGTTTTGGAGATTATTATTGGCAAGAAGAATAGCAGCTTCCACGAAACAGATAGTAATGGTAGCAACTTGGTCACTTAT GCATGGAAGCTTTGGAGAAATGGCTCACCGTTAGAACTTGTGGATCCATTTGTTAGAGAGAGTTGTGACAGCAGTGAAGTTGTCAGATGCATCCATATTGCATTGTTATGTGTTCAAGAGAACCCTATGGATCGTCCAACTTTGTCGACAATCATCTTGATGCTCACTAGTAACACAATCACCTTACCTGTGCCTCAACAACCTGGATTTTTTGTCCAAATCACACGTGATCAAAACTCATCAGCTGTAGATTTGGAGTCAGGTCAATCTACTGGTCCATTAGTGAGTTAA